CCTGCGAACCTAGTTGTATGTTAGGACATTTGGAAGCAAGATGAATGGAGTGATGTGAAATGGTAATGGGGAATGCTGGTATGATGGCTGTGAAGAAGGGAATGTATGTCTCATGAAACTGGTGGTGTTGAGCTGTTGCAGTAGCACATGAATGGACTACAGTTAAGGCTCAGATGGATTCAGCTGATAGATTTGAGGAGAATGGCTTAGGATATTGGTGCTGTGACTGTGATGCTGCTGCCATGGCTAGGTTGTCAAGATGCAGATGTTGATGCAATTAATGCTTTGAGGAGGATGTCTGGAATGGTGGTTGTGTAGTGCAGTGGACAGCAGGGGAtgagttttcttgttttctttggcAGAGGCAATTGTTCCAAACCGGAGGTGGTCTAGGTGGTGGTAATGGAGGTGGCATTGCTACCAAGGTCGTATGCCTGACAGAGGTGGTTACTGCAGATGAGCTTAAAGATGATGAAGAGTatgaagatattttggaagataTGAGGGTAGAAGGTGGAAAATTTGGTAAGTTAATGTCTTTGTTTCTTATATTCgagcttttgttttttttgtgtttCGCAGCCTTTGGAAATATTTGATTTCACGCCCCAATTAAACGACTAGTTTACACTTTTGGACCTTCAGAATAATTTGTTTCTAACTCGTACATTTTGCGATTGTAGGTACATTGATGAATATTGTCATCCCCCGTCCACAACCTAACGGTGAACCCTCTCTAGGACTTGGAAAGGTTAGTTTCAGTGTAAGGTATTGTTAAATGACACTCTTAGGTTGACTGTTACTTTGTATTATAAAATTTTGACTGTTACTTTGTATTGCTAAATGACACTCTTCTCCTGTAGGCTTTCGTTGAGAACTACGACACTTCATGTATAAGACAGTGCCTCTACGGTATCATCTACCACTATGTTTCTCATAATCGGTGTTAGGTTTACCAAGAAGAGAGTGTGCAGCAAAAATGGATCATTTCCATTTAGCAATGTAACCCAGACTACCATACTGGAACGTGTATGCTACTGTCATATTTGTAGGGAAGGCCAATATTTGTGTTTTACGATTTATATGATATTTTTAGTCATGTtcaaagaatctatcattttattttctttcgttgcgcaacacactttcatacaaggtgatttgaagttagctaggtaatgcaattggagtggtaggttaacttgaatgaatgtaaatgtgcTACACTGGCATGTTAATGTGAATGTGAAATACTTTCGGCA
The nucleotide sequence above comes from Papaver somniferum cultivar HN1 chromosome 8, ASM357369v1, whole genome shotgun sequence. Encoded proteins:
- the LOC113304111 gene encoding splicing factor U2af large subunit A-like, whose product is MGNAGCQDADVDAINALRRMSGMRQLFQTGGGLGGGNGGGIATKVVCLTEVVTADELKDDEEYEDILEDMRVEGGKFGTLMNIVIPRPQPNGEPSLGLGKAFVENYDTSCIRQCLYGIIYHYVSHNRC